One genomic window of Corallococcus caeni includes the following:
- a CDS encoding carboxypeptidase-like regulatory domain-containing protein, producing MWTPWPASSAKDAPPPTSAAAVTPKPRVSQLTTPPRPVGTARIAGRVLGTHGAAAGVRVSASRVEPGVTLSERPCPSPSGQDDARAPLLKTGRCGFDFERMQGEAVEARDGEAPVFAEATTDAEGRFALDGLPEGSVTLWALGDTGAVSQGGVPVGSDDVELTLEQGVLFQGRVTAPDQTPIPDARVTLVSRWHTRFFDATTDAEGHFVAGPLPQGRYAAFVTADGASSWFQPELESADGLDPVVLARTLPVAGQVVSEEGTPVPGLQVLLEGDTATASVQRTTTDDAGRFRFTAPAVAHQLSTGSGGAFATLDVTPPMEHVQLRLQRGVMLEGSVRDDTGQPIPDARVETYREDGGPLAAEADAVTDAAGRYRMGPTRPGPHTFRILAPHHLDLEVTAQKLQPGMAPLDFTLRRAKSVEGRVVDTSGAPLEGIRLELSGILGDWDDLLASGAQRSDAAGRFVLDVQRAGTARLLVEDPSFQSLTIDVRVPSREVVVVLDRGASVSGTVTDPRGLPLRDATVTLSKDGEDAEEFLPEEQPRQAMTDEQGRFQLQGIAPGPYHLEAAIRGDLMEVSVSQAIMFQGREHRDVSLRLEAGRERSGIAVDGAGQPLADVAITAALPDEEESRWGGSSDEEVPPGLRTGPDGRFTLRGLVAPRYALWASLPGHSFRPQRSQGGEPSPETGGLWVDSGAAPLRLVLERDGRLRGRVVEPGGKAVTSFQVKGAGLQTQAQPEAWPDGVFDLPFDTSGPATLTVQASGFTPLQRDVTQTEGLDQDLGVLTLDPGWTLRLVLHDAETGDVLSDVGTLKAKLTEPSDPDLARALARPRNVVPQDGGYTLTQLPPPPFVLELKAHDARPFQHEVTSRVDTLTVPLDLAAKVRFTARDTDGQPLPAFIRLRYVEGPVGFPYQEFAPQGTVLARGIEPGEYLLEARPIDPESEQRFTPRRVQIPPRGEVAFTVEAAPP from the coding sequence ATGTGGACCCCCTGGCCCGCGTCGTCCGCGAAGGACGCGCCTCCGCCCACCTCCGCGGCCGCCGTGACGCCGAAGCCCCGCGTGTCCCAGCTCACGACGCCCCCGCGTCCCGTGGGCACCGCGCGCATCGCGGGCCGCGTGCTGGGGACCCACGGCGCGGCGGCGGGCGTGCGCGTCTCCGCGTCCCGAGTGGAGCCCGGGGTCACGCTGTCGGAGCGGCCCTGCCCCTCCCCCTCCGGCCAGGATGACGCGCGGGCCCCGCTCCTCAAGACGGGGCGCTGCGGCTTCGACTTCGAGCGCATGCAGGGCGAAGCCGTGGAGGCCCGCGACGGCGAAGCGCCGGTGTTCGCGGAGGCGACCACGGACGCGGAAGGGCGCTTCGCGCTGGACGGCCTGCCCGAGGGCAGCGTGACGCTTTGGGCCCTGGGCGATACGGGCGCGGTGTCACAGGGCGGCGTGCCGGTGGGCTCGGACGACGTGGAGCTGACGCTGGAGCAGGGCGTCCTCTTCCAGGGGCGCGTCACGGCCCCGGACCAGACGCCCATCCCCGATGCGCGGGTGACGCTCGTCTCCCGCTGGCACACGCGCTTCTTCGACGCGACCACCGATGCCGAGGGCCACTTCGTCGCGGGCCCCCTGCCCCAGGGCCGCTACGCCGCCTTCGTCACCGCGGACGGCGCGTCCTCGTGGTTCCAGCCGGAGCTGGAATCCGCTGACGGCCTGGACCCCGTGGTGCTCGCGCGCACGCTCCCCGTCGCGGGCCAGGTCGTGTCCGAGGAAGGCACTCCAGTGCCGGGCCTCCAGGTCCTCCTGGAGGGGGACACCGCGACGGCCTCCGTCCAGCGCACCACGACGGATGACGCGGGGCGCTTCCGCTTCACCGCGCCCGCCGTCGCCCACCAGCTCAGCACCGGCTCCGGCGGCGCGTTCGCCACGCTGGACGTGACGCCTCCCATGGAGCACGTGCAGCTGCGGCTCCAGCGGGGCGTGATGCTGGAAGGCTCGGTGCGCGACGACACGGGGCAGCCCATCCCGGACGCGCGCGTGGAGACCTACCGGGAGGACGGCGGGCCCCTCGCCGCCGAAGCGGACGCCGTGACGGACGCCGCGGGCCGCTACCGGATGGGGCCCACGCGTCCCGGGCCGCATACCTTCCGGATCCTCGCGCCGCATCACCTGGACCTGGAGGTCACGGCCCAGAAGCTCCAGCCGGGCATGGCGCCGCTGGACTTCACGCTCCGGCGCGCGAAGAGCGTGGAGGGCCGCGTCGTCGACACGTCGGGCGCTCCGCTCGAGGGCATCCGCCTGGAGCTCTCCGGCATCCTGGGAGACTGGGACGACCTCCTCGCCAGCGGGGCCCAGCGCTCGGACGCCGCGGGGCGCTTCGTCCTGGATGTCCAGCGCGCGGGGACGGCGCGGCTGCTCGTGGAGGATCCCTCCTTCCAGAGCCTCACCATCGACGTGCGCGTCCCCTCGCGGGAGGTCGTGGTGGTGCTGGACCGGGGCGCCTCCGTCTCCGGCACCGTCACCGACCCCCGGGGACTGCCGCTGCGGGACGCGACCGTGACGCTGTCGAAGGACGGCGAGGACGCGGAGGAGTTCCTGCCGGAAGAGCAGCCGCGGCAGGCCATGACGGATGAGCAGGGCCGCTTCCAGTTGCAAGGGATTGCCCCGGGCCCGTACCACCTGGAGGCCGCCATCCGGGGGGACCTGATGGAGGTCTCGGTGTCGCAGGCCATCATGTTCCAGGGGCGGGAGCACCGGGACGTGTCCCTGCGCCTGGAGGCAGGCCGCGAGCGCTCTGGCATCGCGGTGGATGGCGCGGGCCAGCCGCTCGCGGACGTCGCCATCACCGCGGCGCTCCCCGACGAGGAGGAGTCGCGGTGGGGTGGGAGCTCGGACGAGGAAGTCCCCCCCGGCCTCCGCACGGGCCCGGACGGACGCTTCACCCTGCGCGGGCTCGTGGCGCCCCGCTACGCGCTGTGGGCCTCCCTGCCGGGCCACTCCTTCCGCCCCCAGCGCTCGCAGGGAGGAGAACCCTCCCCGGAGACTGGCGGCCTGTGGGTGGACTCCGGCGCGGCGCCGCTCCGGCTGGTGCTGGAGCGCGACGGACGCCTCCGGGGCCGCGTCGTGGAACCCGGGGGCAAGGCCGTCACCTCCTTCCAGGTGAAGGGCGCGGGACTCCAGACTCAAGCGCAGCCCGAGGCGTGGCCGGACGGCGTCTTCGACCTTCCCTTCGACACCTCGGGGCCGGCGACGCTCACGGTGCAGGCCTCCGGCTTCACCCCGCTGCAACGCGACGTGACCCAGACGGAGGGCTTGGACCAGGACCTGGGCGTGCTGACGCTGGATCCGGGCTGGACGCTGCGGCTGGTCCTCCACGACGCGGAGACGGGAGACGTCCTCTCCGACGTGGGGACCCTCAAGGCGAAGCTCACGGAGCCCTCGGACCCTGACCTCGCCCGTGCGCTGGCGCGGCCCCGAAACGTCGTCCCGCAAGACGGGGGCTACACGCTGACGCAGTTGCCTCCCCCGCCCTTCGTCCTGGAGCTCAAGGCCCACGACGCGCGGCCGTTCCAACACGAGGTGACGTCCCGCGTGGACACACTCACCGTGCCCCTGGACCTGGCCGCGAAGGTGCGCTTCACCGCCCGGGACACGGACGGCCAGCCGCTGCCCGCCTTCATCCGGCTGCGGTACGTGGAGGGTCCCGTGGGCTTCCCCTACCAGGAGTTCGCCCCCCAGGGCACCGTCCTCGCCCGGGGCATCGAACCGGGCGAGTACCTCCTGGAGGCCCGCCCCATCGATCCGGAGTCCGAGCAGCGCTTCACGCCCCGCAGGGTCCAGATTCCACCCCGGGGCGAGGTGGCCTTCACCGTGGAGGCGGCGCCGCCCTGA